Proteins from a genomic interval of Ndongobacter massiliensis:
- a CDS encoding dihydroorotate dehydrogenase, with protein sequence MVKTEERLAVHLDNTTLINPIIPASGTFGFGYEFADLYDIRCLGSLSLKGTTRKPRFGNPCPRIAETPYGMLNAVGLQNPGAQAVLDQELPKLAEVYDKPVLANVSGFSVNEFVETVEILNPAPQIGFFEINISCPNVHNGGMSFGTDPDSAAQVVRAVRRVTKKPLYIKLSPNVTDIVAIARACEEAGADGLSLINTLMGMRIDCRKRAPILANRTGGLSGPAVFPIALRMVWDVYEAVQIPIIGMGGITSAEDVVEMMMAGASAVQIGAQNLVDPFCCPKIIARLPQVLDKLGIAKIQDCIGAAHGKR encoded by the coding sequence ATGGTAAAAACGGAAGAACGCCTTGCGGTACATCTCGACAACACAACACTGATCAACCCCATCATTCCCGCGAGCGGAACTTTTGGATTCGGCTACGAATTTGCAGACCTCTACGATATCCGTTGTCTCGGTTCTCTTTCTCTAAAAGGCACCACACGAAAGCCGCGCTTTGGTAACCCTTGTCCGCGGATTGCCGAAACACCCTACGGAATGCTCAATGCGGTCGGTCTGCAAAATCCCGGTGCACAAGCAGTTTTAGATCAGGAATTGCCGAAATTAGCAGAAGTTTATGACAAGCCCGTCTTGGCCAATGTGAGCGGATTTTCCGTCAATGAGTTTGTAGAAACTGTCGAGATTCTCAATCCTGCACCACAGATCGGCTTTTTTGAAATCAATATTTCCTGCCCCAATGTACATAATGGCGGCATGAGTTTCGGAACGGACCCGGATTCCGCTGCACAAGTCGTACGCGCGGTTCGCCGAGTTACGAAAAAGCCCCTTTATATAAAACTCTCGCCGAATGTGACAGATATTGTAGCCATTGCTCGCGCTTGTGAAGAAGCGGGAGCGGACGGGCTTTCTCTGATAAATACACTCATGGGTATGCGAATCGATTGTCGGAAACGTGCACCGATTTTGGCAAATCGCACGGGCGGACTCTCCGGACCGGCAGTATTCCCCATCGCATTGCGCATGGTGTGGGATGTCTATGAGGCGGTGCAAATCCCCATTATCGGCATGGGCGGCATTACCTCGGCGGAAGACGTCGTTGAGATGATGATGGCGGGCGCTTCTGCGGTGCAAATCGGCGCGCAGAATTTAGTCGATCCCTTCTGCTGCCCGAAAATTATAGCTCGCTTGCCACAGGTTCTGGATAAACTCGGTATTGCAAAAATCCAAGATTGTATCGGCGCAGCACATGGCAAAAGATAG
- the pyrF gene encoding orotidine-5'-phosphate decarboxylase: MGKDVIIACDFPSAQECLDFLGQFHEEKPFVKIGMELFYSAGPSIVRNLKSRGHKIFLDLKMHDIPNTVASAVRVLRDLDVDLLNVHAAGSIAMMRAAAESCGSGGKKPLLIAVTQLTSTNEQTLHKELLIDRPLSEVVAHYAACAKHAGLNGVVCSPLESSPVHEQCGADFLTVTPGVRFPEDTAGDQKRITTPKHARELGSDYIVMGRPITRAADPVAVYHRAMNDFVGCNTSALEHKNISGKE; this comes from the coding sequence ATGGGAAAAGATGTCATAATTGCTTGTGATTTTCCAAGCGCACAGGAATGTCTCGATTTCTTAGGACAGTTTCATGAGGAAAAACCTTTTGTAAAAATCGGCATGGAACTATTTTACAGCGCCGGCCCCTCCATCGTCCGCAACCTAAAAAGTCGCGGCCACAAAATTTTCTTAGACCTCAAAATGCATGATATTCCGAATACAGTAGCCTCCGCCGTACGCGTACTGCGCGATTTGGACGTGGATCTTTTGAATGTACACGCCGCCGGATCCATCGCCATGATGCGTGCGGCAGCAGAGTCTTGCGGCAGCGGCGGAAAAAAGCCGCTGCTCATTGCCGTAACCCAATTGACTTCAACCAACGAACAGACGCTACATAAGGAACTTCTGATCGACCGCCCGCTTTCCGAAGTCGTTGCACACTATGCCGCCTGTGCCAAACACGCCGGCTTGAACGGCGTTGTTTGTTCGCCCTTGGAATCGTCTCCGGTACATGAACAATGCGGCGCTGATTTTCTGACGGTAACACCCGGCGTGCGATTCCCGGAAGATACCGCCGGCGACCAAAAGCGCATTACCACACCGAAGCACGCACGCGAATTGGGCAGCGATTACATCGTGATGGGCCGTCCGATCACGCGTGCCGCTGACCCCGTTGCTGTCTACCACCGGGCTATGAACGATTTTGTGGGTTGCAATACATCCGCGTTGGAACATAAAAATATATCGGGAAAGGAATGA
- a CDS encoding aspartate carbamoyltransferase regulatory subunit, whose protein sequence is MIIGSIREGIVIDHIPAGKGMQLYHYLGLDNLNCQIALIENAVSQKKGRKDILKINERIDLNYEILGFFDPHITVNIIHEGDLVKKIHPELPERITGVLHCKNPRCITSIEQELPQVFKLTDRENGTYRCIYCETKAEG, encoded by the coding sequence ATGATTATCGGCTCAATTCGGGAAGGCATTGTCATCGACCACATTCCCGCCGGAAAAGGGATGCAACTCTATCACTATCTGGGCTTGGATAACCTGAACTGCCAGATTGCCTTAATTGAAAATGCGGTCAGCCAGAAAAAGGGGCGCAAGGACATTCTGAAAATCAATGAGCGTATTGATCTGAATTATGAAATTCTCGGATTCTTTGACCCGCACATCACGGTCAACATCATCCATGAAGGCGATCTGGTCAAAAAAATACATCCTGAACTGCCGGAACGTATCACCGGGGTGCTGCATTGCAAAAATCCGCGCTGCATTACTTCCATTGAACAGGAGCTCCCGCAAGTGTTTAAATTGACCGACCGCGAAAACGGCACCTACCGCTGTATCTACTGTGAAACAAAGGCGGAAGGTTGA
- a CDS encoding dihydroorotase family protein, whose translation MTPDLILQNATVYREGRWQKGNLSLKDGRIAHFLPHSTSDDATTRHQPDVAKTSPANGVPTLYNAEGLHLFPGFVDVHVHFREPGQEEKETIATGTRAAAHGGYTTVCTMPNLTPVPDSLSHLAMQEEKIYRDACIHVLPYGAISVGQKGSELADFQSLAPHVCAFSDDGVGVQNADLMRQAMQTARSLNKCIVAHAEDRTLVRGGVIHDGVYARTHHHRGNPSESEWKQVERDLRLAEETGAAYHVCHVSTKESIALIRAAQKRGVDVTCETAPHYLVLNDSMLREDGRFRMNPPIRGKEDQDALLEALCDGTILCIATDHAPHTAAEKNSGLDHSLNGIVGLETAFPILYTKLVLSGHLSLAALIDLLSTRPFTRFHLDRVRESRPGLSPTCGIAVGMPADLTLFDLNASYRIDPKDFLSKGKSSPFIGETVRGKCQLTLVGGEIAYEDAASRWRRGGKGAPEASTGKGDEE comes from the coding sequence ATGACACCGGATCTTATATTGCAAAATGCCACCGTCTACCGGGAGGGCCGATGGCAAAAAGGAAATCTTTCCCTGAAAGATGGGCGCATTGCTCATTTTCTTCCCCACTCCACCTCCGACGATGCGACGACAAGACATCAACCGGATGTGGCAAAAACATCCCCCGCAAACGGTGTACCGACGCTTTACAATGCAGAGGGTCTACACCTGTTTCCCGGTTTTGTCGATGTGCACGTGCATTTTCGCGAGCCGGGACAAGAGGAAAAAGAAACCATTGCCACGGGAACACGTGCCGCGGCACACGGCGGGTACACGACCGTATGTACCATGCCCAATCTGACCCCCGTGCCGGACAGCCTGTCACACCTAGCTATGCAGGAAGAAAAAATCTACCGCGATGCTTGTATCCATGTTCTACCTTATGGAGCGATCAGCGTCGGGCAAAAGGGCTCCGAACTTGCCGATTTTCAATCCCTTGCACCGCATGTATGTGCTTTTTCCGACGACGGTGTGGGTGTGCAAAACGCTGATTTGATGCGTCAGGCGATGCAAACGGCTCGAAGCTTGAACAAATGCATTGTCGCCCATGCCGAAGATCGAACGCTCGTGCGGGGTGGCGTTATCCATGATGGGGTTTATGCACGGACGCATCACCATCGCGGTAATCCGTCCGAAAGTGAGTGGAAGCAGGTAGAACGCGATCTACGCTTAGCAGAAGAAACCGGTGCCGCATACCATGTCTGTCATGTATCTACAAAGGAGAGCATTGCCCTGATTCGTGCCGCACAAAAACGCGGTGTCGATGTGACCTGTGAAACAGCGCCTCACTATCTCGTCCTCAATGACAGCATGCTCCGGGAAGACGGGCGTTTTCGCATGAATCCGCCGATTCGCGGAAAAGAAGATCAGGATGCTCTGCTCGAAGCATTATGCGACGGTACCATTCTTTGTATCGCTACGGATCATGCGCCACATACCGCCGCCGAAAAAAATAGCGGATTGGATCACAGCCTCAACGGCATTGTCGGATTGGAAACCGCCTTCCCCATCCTCTACACCAAACTTGTCCTATCGGGACACCTTTCATTGGCAGCACTGATCGATTTGTTGAGCACACGCCCCTTCACACGCTTTCATCTTGACCGGGTGCGGGAATCGCGCCCCGGGCTTTCCCCGACTTGCGGTATTGCTGTCGGCATGCCGGCGGATTTGACCCTCTTTGATCTCAACGCTTCCTATCGCATCGATCCGAAAGATTTTCTCTCCAAAGGAAAATCTTCACCATTCATCGGAGAAACGGTGCGCGGGAAATGTCAACTCACGCTGGTTGGCGGTGAAATCGCCTATGAAGATGCCGCTTCACGTTGGCGCAGGGGCGGAAAAGGTGCGCCGGAAGCTTCGACCGGGAAAGGAGACGAGGAATGA
- a CDS encoding dihydroorotate dehydrogenase electron transfer subunit, protein MKSESFLVRENRRIAEDVYDLHLIGDASSLTRPGQFVNIAVDGCFLRRPLSVCDHSEDSLRLIYKTIGYGTTQLSIYKSGQALDLLLPLGNGFTPIEKASEKEAPPLLIGGGLGTPPLFALAKALLHRGERPDLILGFNGKSDIFLIDEFSALGLSVTLCTVDGSYGRKGTVLDALLPLAAMLTPNPTASSSATSPSCTASSIAAPRRFYTCGPLPMMKAVYHLAKKSGWQGQFSLEERMGCGFGACMGCSMQTRKGTIRLCKEGPVVAQEDLPW, encoded by the coding sequence ATGAAATCTGAATCCTTTCTTGTGCGAGAAAATCGGCGCATCGCTGAAGATGTCTATGATCTGCACTTGATTGGGGATGCTTCTTCGCTGACGCGCCCGGGGCAATTTGTCAACATTGCCGTGGATGGCTGCTTTTTACGTCGCCCCCTTTCCGTCTGCGACCACTCGGAAGACTCGCTGCGGCTTATTTATAAAACGATCGGATATGGAACGACACAACTATCCATCTATAAATCCGGACAAGCTCTGGATCTGCTTCTACCGCTCGGCAATGGCTTTACCCCGATAGAAAAAGCAAGCGAAAAAGAAGCGCCGCCGCTTCTCATCGGTGGCGGGCTCGGCACCCCACCGCTTTTCGCTCTGGCGAAAGCATTGCTGCATCGCGGTGAACGGCCGGATCTTATTCTCGGATTCAATGGGAAGTCAGATATTTTTCTAATAGATGAATTTTCAGCACTCGGTCTTTCCGTCACACTTTGCACCGTCGACGGCAGTTACGGTCGAAAGGGAACGGTACTTGACGCCCTGCTCCCGCTTGCTGCTATGCTGACTCCAAACCCGACCGCCTCGTCCTCTGCGACAAGTCCATCGTGTACAGCTTCATCCATTGCAGCACCGCGCCGCTTCTATACCTGCGGACCGCTTCCCATGATGAAAGCGGTATATCACCTGGCAAAAAAATCCGGTTGGCAGGGGCAGTTCAGTTTAGAAGAACGCATGGGATGCGGCTTTGGTGCCTGCATGGGCTGCTCTATGCAAACACGCAAAGGGACAATACGTTTATGTAAGGAAGGTCCGGTCGTTGCACAGGAGGATTTGCCATGGTAA
- a CDS encoding ABC transporter ATP-binding protein, which yields MQEKKDLQREPDVRVEDLVKRYRELVALDHVSLQIQPGEIFGLLGPNGSGKTTLMNCVLGLLHFDHGSVHVFGKQMASDAYALKRQIGYVPQEIILYEELNVYENIDYYCGLYVSDRQQRNEYVEQVIDFVQLDDFRKFRPKKLSGGLRRRLNLACGIAHKPKLILLDEPTVAVDPQSRNRILEGIRELRAEGATVIYTTHYMEEVEQLCDRLAILDHGKILVSGTCEEILGMSTVAETITAEIYDLPDDFLQELEARPEILSVRYHEAELSIASRTAGYLLRVLHDLESRGREPVRIVSQKPNLNDVFLQITGKELRDHE from the coding sequence ATGCAGGAAAAAAAGGATCTTCAGAGAGAACCCGATGTGCGCGTCGAGGATCTGGTGAAGCGCTACCGGGAGTTGGTTGCGCTGGATCATGTCAGTCTTCAAATCCAACCGGGAGAGATTTTCGGATTGCTGGGACCGAACGGTTCCGGAAAAACGACACTCATGAACTGTGTTCTGGGTCTTTTGCACTTTGATCACGGATCCGTACACGTTTTCGGAAAGCAAATGGCATCCGATGCCTACGCGCTGAAACGACAAATTGGCTATGTGCCTCAGGAAATTATTCTTTATGAGGAACTGAACGTTTATGAAAACATCGATTATTATTGCGGGCTCTATGTCAGCGACCGGCAACAGCGAAACGAATACGTCGAGCAGGTGATCGATTTTGTGCAACTCGATGATTTTCGAAAGTTTCGTCCCAAAAAACTGTCCGGCGGTCTGCGTCGGCGCTTAAACCTGGCGTGTGGGATTGCGCATAAGCCAAAACTCATTCTTTTGGACGAGCCGACGGTGGCCGTTGATCCGCAGTCGCGCAACCGGATTCTAGAAGGCATCCGCGAATTGCGCGCCGAGGGAGCAACCGTCATCTACACGACACACTATATGGAAGAAGTCGAACAACTGTGCGACCGGCTGGCCATTTTGGATCATGGAAAAATTCTCGTCAGCGGAACCTGTGAAGAAATCCTGGGCATGAGCACCGTGGCGGAGACGATCACGGCGGAGATATACGATTTGCCCGACGATTTTCTGCAGGAGTTGGAAGCCCGCCCGGAAATTCTATCGGTGCGCTACCATGAGGCCGAATTGTCCATTGCGTCGCGCACCGCGGGATATCTGCTGCGCGTCTTACACGATTTGGAGAGCCGGGGAAGGGAGCCGGTTCGCATTGTCTCACAGAAGCCGAATTTGAATGATGTGTTTTTGCAGATAACCGGAAAGGAACTGCGCGATCATGAATAG
- the pyrE gene encoding orotate phosphoribosyltransferase — protein MAIDQKQTIAKDLLRIQAVFLRPEEPFIWASGIKSPIYCDNRLTLSAPEVRTRIEDGLADLVRAHFPDCEVLMGTSTAGIAHAAMVAERLALPMGYVRGGAKDHGRKNQIEGRLVPGQKVVVVEDLLSTGGSVLKVVSILRSAGAEVLGIVSIFTYQMEKSRRRLAEAEVVNYSLTDFDTVVSVAAEEAYIRPEDVTRLRRFRDHPADESWIQKAPENKSGAENCEK, from the coding sequence ATGGCCATCGATCAAAAACAAACTATTGCCAAGGATTTACTGCGTATTCAAGCAGTCTTTTTGCGCCCGGAAGAACCCTTTATTTGGGCAAGCGGCATCAAAAGCCCCATCTACTGCGATAACCGTCTGACGCTCAGCGCTCCCGAAGTGCGCACCCGGATTGAAGATGGACTTGCGGATTTAGTGCGTGCCCATTTCCCCGACTGCGAAGTGCTGATGGGTACAAGCACTGCGGGCATCGCCCATGCCGCTATGGTCGCCGAACGTTTGGCGCTTCCCATGGGCTATGTACGCGGCGGCGCCAAGGACCATGGTAGAAAAAATCAAATTGAGGGGCGATTGGTCCCCGGACAAAAAGTCGTCGTCGTCGAGGATCTCCTTTCGACCGGTGGCAGTGTTTTGAAAGTTGTCTCCATTCTGCGAAGTGCCGGCGCGGAAGTGTTGGGCATCGTCTCGATTTTTACGTATCAAATGGAAAAAAGCCGTCGACGTTTAGCCGAAGCGGAAGTCGTCAACTACAGCTTGACCGATTTCGATACGGTCGTCAGCGTGGCTGCGGAAGAAGCGTATATTCGCCCCGAGGATGTTACGCGTTTGCGGCGTTTTCGCGATCATCCTGCTGATGAAAGCTGGATTCAAAAAGCACCGGAAAATAAGTCCGGCGCGGAAAACTGCGAAAAATAA
- a CDS encoding response regulator transcription factor, with the protein MRIIIIDDDPIVCQSLAAIASMGAKKEGGEPIDVIATGNDAHAAVALYEREKPDIILLDIQMPGNSGLDACREILAGDPHAKILFLTTFLDEEYILQALRLGAKGYLVKTSVEAVVPALYAIAKGQHVYGDEIARKLPDLLSRNAANSAVLTDAPTADPFQALSAREKGVLHLLAEGKNNREIAQALHYSEGTVRNYLSTILEKTGLRDRTQLAIAYYKAQKS; encoded by the coding sequence ATGCGCATTATCATCATCGACGACGATCCCATCGTGTGCCAAAGCCTTGCCGCCATCGCAAGTATGGGGGCAAAAAAAGAAGGCGGTGAACCCATTGATGTCATCGCTACCGGCAACGACGCCCATGCCGCCGTTGCCTTGTACGAGCGGGAAAAACCGGACATCATTCTATTGGATATCCAAATGCCCGGAAACAGCGGACTCGATGCGTGTCGGGAAATTTTAGCCGGGGATCCGCACGCTAAAATTCTTTTTCTTACGACATTCCTCGATGAGGAATACATTCTACAGGCACTGCGACTCGGTGCGAAGGGCTACTTGGTAAAAACCAGTGTTGAAGCCGTCGTGCCGGCACTCTATGCGATTGCAAAGGGCCAGCACGTCTATGGCGATGAAATTGCACGAAAGCTACCTGATCTGTTGTCCCGCAATGCAGCAAACTCCGCGGTTTTAACCGATGCACCGACCGCCGACCCATTCCAGGCGCTGAGTGCGCGTGAAAAAGGCGTCCTGCACCTTCTTGCGGAAGGGAAAAACAATCGGGAAATTGCGCAAGCCCTCCACTACAGCGAGGGAACCGTACGCAACTATCTCTCTACTATTTTGGAAAAAACGGGTCTGCGCGACCGCACACAGCTTGCGATTGCCTATTACAAAGCGCAGAAATCCTAG
- a CDS encoding sensor histidine kinase, with translation MVLFVSWLFIAGLSFFHSFLLDPSAFAIAWAAPGLLFGGFLLYLELSPQKNIARYAAYATLFFFLLLGGLSLWWPQLLVNLPTLFFSQPAFSDVREDRYAQGAGVGLLLWTFFQLPAFSAFWILYASLLSFFFAQQTRSLRGQFHSTLAQLDREASRALHYQKANTLLQERAEWEQHEVRLQERNRIAREIHDNVGHKLTAALLQTSALELSDPASAVPLAQIHETLDAAMREIRQSVHGLYDRSLTIEPSMRQIIENYQFCPVQFDAHIKEEPPAALHFALLAILREALANTARHSNATLVQVHLAQSADFYHLLIADNGTKIAPPLMAQNHRPSDSTSGMGLYSMQERAESLGGTFSTHQNQGFHIFVRIPAPDTTKQASGLKS, from the coding sequence ATGGTTCTTTTTGTCTCTTGGCTTTTTATAGCCGGTCTGTCTTTTTTTCACAGTTTTCTACTGGATCCCTCCGCGTTTGCAATCGCTTGGGCAGCGCCCGGACTCCTGTTCGGCGGATTCCTCCTTTATCTGGAACTCAGTCCGCAAAAAAATATTGCGCGCTACGCTGCGTATGCCACCTTGTTCTTTTTTCTTCTGCTTGGTGGACTTTCTCTTTGGTGGCCACAGCTGCTGGTCAATCTTCCCACCCTGTTTTTTTCACAACCCGCTTTTTCGGATGTGCGGGAAGACCGTTATGCGCAGGGGGCGGGCGTCGGACTGCTTCTGTGGACCTTTTTCCAATTGCCCGCCTTTTCCGCCTTTTGGATTCTCTACGCAAGCCTGTTAAGTTTTTTCTTCGCACAGCAAACGCGCAGCCTGCGCGGTCAATTTCATTCCACGCTTGCGCAGCTTGACCGCGAAGCTTCACGCGCTCTGCACTATCAAAAAGCGAATACCCTGCTTCAGGAGCGCGCGGAATGGGAACAACACGAAGTGCGCCTTCAGGAGCGCAATCGCATTGCCCGAGAAATTCACGACAATGTCGGTCACAAACTGACCGCCGCTTTACTACAAACTTCCGCCTTGGAACTGTCTGATCCCGCATCAGCAGTGCCGCTTGCGCAGATTCATGAAACATTGGATGCCGCCATGCGCGAAATCCGGCAAAGTGTACACGGCCTGTACGATCGATCGCTTACGATTGAACCGTCCATGCGGCAAATTATCGAAAACTATCAATTCTGCCCCGTTCAATTCGACGCGCATATCAAAGAAGAACCTCCCGCCGCTCTCCATTTCGCGCTGCTGGCAATTCTGCGCGAAGCCCTCGCAAATACGGCGCGGCACTCCAACGCCACTCTGGTGCAGGTACATTTGGCACAATCCGCCGATTTTTACCATTTGTTAATTGCGGACAATGGTACGAAAATAGCCCCGCCCTTGATGGCGCAAAATCATCGCCCCTCGGATTCCACATCAGGCATGGGTTTGTATTCCATGCAGGAGCGCGCGGAAAGTCTCGGCGGAACCTTCAGTACACATCAAAACCAGGGCTTTCATATTTTTGTTCGCATTCCGGCGCCCGACACAACGAAACAAGCCTCTGGTTTGAAATCTTAA
- a CDS encoding ABC transporter permease: protein MNRHLIKYALKTYFQNRITVWWSLGFPLIFLTIFATATSGFRTLDYSLSNFPIAIVENENTDAFKARMEGFGKETQMKDGKLMEKEDAALLYVVLPEEAAKEALEEQTVLAMVTPGKPLDVRVNGTSAGSIKLSVIQQLLSGVEQRRVAEEWLQENVPAAAAGLPKDGGPQFTSGAAPSVADAMPSLQAQQDFQYISTDRPAVLDSDLIYYFVVVAYIAFYPVQVGAFLVEGIEADQTKEGKRLLVAPLSKRRFFAANLIPYLVVHSAATVLLYFYARLLGIQFGTQHGPIIFLLLLGTWCSIFLGTAIASLLRGSSGFKTALSIAIPLLFSFGAGMAGQASSVPNWLADHIPLFVKISPVQQIADGIYALCANFDPSYVQTAIVRLLAFLGICMLATLFGMRRKQYESL, encoded by the coding sequence ATGAATAGGCATCTTATCAAATATGCATTGAAGACGTACTTTCAAAACCGCATTACGGTTTGGTGGTCCTTGGGATTTCCCCTGATTTTTCTGACCATTTTTGCGACGGCGACGAGCGGCTTCCGGACATTGGATTACAGCCTGTCGAATTTTCCGATTGCCATTGTGGAAAATGAAAACACGGACGCGTTCAAGGCGCGAATGGAAGGGTTTGGGAAAGAAACCCAAATGAAAGACGGAAAACTCATGGAAAAAGAAGATGCAGCACTGCTCTATGTCGTTTTGCCGGAGGAAGCGGCAAAAGAGGCATTGGAGGAGCAGACGGTGCTTGCCATGGTGACGCCGGGAAAGCCGCTTGATGTGCGGGTGAACGGGACTTCGGCGGGTTCCATCAAGTTGTCTGTCATTCAGCAACTCCTTTCCGGTGTCGAACAGCGGCGCGTCGCGGAAGAGTGGTTGCAAGAAAACGTACCGGCCGCCGCGGCGGGGCTTCCAAAGGACGGAGGACCGCAGTTTACATCAGGCGCCGCGCCTTCCGTTGCGGACGCGATGCCATCGTTGCAAGCGCAACAGGACTTTCAGTACATCTCCACGGATCGACCCGCTGTTTTGGACAGCGACCTGATTTACTATTTTGTCGTCGTCGCTTATATTGCTTTTTATCCGGTGCAAGTGGGGGCATTCCTCGTGGAGGGCATTGAAGCGGATCAGACAAAAGAGGGGAAGCGTCTGCTCGTTGCGCCCCTTTCCAAACGTCGATTCTTTGCGGCAAATCTCATTCCTTATCTGGTTGTGCATTCTGCGGCAACGGTTTTACTCTATTTTTACGCGCGGTTGTTGGGCATTCAGTTCGGCACGCAGCATGGTCCCATTATTTTTCTGTTATTGCTCGGCACATGGTGCTCGATTTTTCTGGGGACGGCAATCGCTTCATTGCTACGCGGATCCAGCGGCTTTAAGACAGCATTGTCCATAGCAATTCCCCTGCTGTTTTCCTTCGGTGCGGGTATGGCGGGACAGGCGTCTTCTGTACCGAACTGGCTCGCCGATCACATACCGCTATTCGTGAAGATCAGCCCGGTGCAGCAGATCGCCGATGGGATCTATGCGCTTTGTGCCAATTTTGATCCGAGTTATGTGCAAACGGCCATCGTTCGTTTGCTCGCCTTTTTAGGGATTTGCATGCTGGCCACCCTTTTCGGAATGCGGAGGAAACAATATGAGAGTTTGTAA
- the pyrB gene encoding aspartate carbamoyltransferase: MKDLIDIQDLSTAEIDELLAVADDILIHPEKYAQTCRGKKIATLFYEPSTRTRLSFEAAMLDLGGSVLGFSDASASSVAKGESVADTARTVSCFADIIAMRHPKEGAPFVAAQAASIPVINAGDGGHNHPTQTLTDLLTIHQEKNHLDQLVVGCCGDLKFGRTVHSLIAAMSRYEGVRFVLISPEELRIPEPVRTEILDKKHIPYEEVANLSESLPQLDILYMTRVQRERFFNEADYLRLRDTYILTPQKMALGKEDLTVLHPLPRVNEISTAVDSDPRAAYFRQVRYGKFIRMALILKLLEVNL, encoded by the coding sequence ATGAAAGATTTAATCGATATTCAGGATTTATCGACTGCAGAAATTGATGAGCTGCTCGCCGTGGCCGACGATATTCTCATCCACCCGGAAAAATATGCGCAGACTTGCCGCGGAAAGAAAATCGCTACACTTTTTTACGAACCGTCGACGCGTACCCGTCTCAGCTTTGAAGCGGCAATGCTCGATCTCGGCGGCAGCGTTCTCGGCTTTTCAGACGCCTCCGCATCATCCGTCGCCAAGGGGGAAAGCGTGGCCGACACGGCGCGCACGGTTTCCTGCTTTGCCGACATCATCGCCATGCGCCACCCGAAGGAAGGAGCGCCTTTTGTCGCAGCGCAGGCCGCGTCGATCCCGGTCATCAACGCCGGCGACGGCGGACACAACCACCCGACGCAGACACTGACCGACTTGTTGACAATCCATCAGGAGAAAAATCACTTGGATCAATTGGTTGTCGGTTGCTGCGGCGACCTCAAATTCGGGCGTACGGTGCATTCCCTGATTGCTGCAATGAGCCGCTATGAAGGTGTGCGCTTTGTGCTGATTTCCCCGGAAGAACTCCGTATTCCCGAACCGGTGCGCACAGAAATCCTTGATAAAAAGCATATCCCATATGAAGAAGTTGCGAATTTGTCGGAAAGCTTACCGCAACTGGACATTCTATACATGACACGTGTGCAGCGCGAGCGCTTCTTCAATGAAGCGGATTACCTGCGTCTGCGCGATACCTATATTCTTACGCCGCAAAAAATGGCACTGGGCAAAGAAGACCTGACCGTATTACATCCGCTGCCGCGTGTGAACGAAATTTCCACCGCCGTCGACAGCGACCCGCGTGCCGCGTATTTCCGCCAGGTTCGCTATGGCAAGTTCATCCGCATGGCACTCATTCTCAAACTTTTGGAGGTGAATTTATGA